The Niallia alba genome includes a window with the following:
- a CDS encoding sigma-70 family RNA polymerase sigma factor has product MEKHERDKLLTNAMDVYGHYLTRLAYALVKDKEKAEDIVQEVFIRYYLHLEQFEGRSSVKTYLYRMTVNECRNYFKSWAFRKIEVSKLASTFLIYKETPEEAYLKQEDKHYLAALLNKLPAKYKEVIWLYYYAELSIKEISEILNCSSNTVKTRLARGRKKAQLTISEEEIDRAK; this is encoded by the coding sequence GTGGAAAAGCATGAAAGAGATAAATTGCTCACAAACGCGATGGATGTATATGGCCATTATTTAACCCGACTTGCCTATGCCCTTGTGAAAGACAAAGAAAAAGCAGAGGACATTGTGCAAGAAGTATTTATCCGTTATTACTTACATCTCGAACAATTTGAGGGTCGATCTAGTGTTAAAACGTATTTATATCGTATGACTGTAAATGAGTGCCGAAATTATTTTAAAAGCTGGGCCTTTCGAAAAATAGAAGTTTCCAAGCTTGCTAGCACTTTTCTAATCTATAAGGAGACACCAGAAGAAGCCTATTTAAAACAAGAAGATAAGCATTATCTTGCCGCATTGCTTAATAAACTTCCAGCTAAATACAAGGAAGTCATATGGTTATATTACTATGCTGAATTATCTATAAAAGAAATTAGCGAGATATTAAACTGTTCCAGCAACACTGTTAAAACAAGACTAGCGAGAGGACGGAAAAAAGCGCAATTAACCATAAGTGAGGAGGAAATAGATCGTGCCAAATAA
- a CDS encoding NAD(P)/FAD-dependent oxidoreductase translates to MNVYDCVVIGAGPAGMSAALMLGRARRTVAVFDDGTNRNRVTHESHGFLTRDGISPQMFKDLGINDLMKYPSISYHRATITKIEKVKAGGAFLVKTKNHEEYLTEKIILATGVQEVIPIPNVRQYYGKSLFSCPYCDGWELRDQALILIVHTEAQILHMGKLVYNWSKDLVITTNGAAVSAETKGAFQKRNIPIITEPIKGIIGENGFLQQIEFRSGRKMARTGGFVVPSYYRSNQFVEHLGLEVHPNGAIVTDGSGRTTVKNIYVAGEVEKVASSSILLSAADGSKTAIAVNTDLMLERF, encoded by the coding sequence ATGAATGTTTATGATTGTGTGGTTATAGGGGCTGGTCCAGCGGGAATGAGTGCGGCGCTTATGTTAGGGAGGGCAAGAAGAACGGTTGCTGTATTTGATGATGGGACGAACAGGAATAGAGTAACCCATGAATCACATGGTTTTCTTACGAGAGATGGGATAAGTCCTCAAATGTTTAAAGATTTAGGTATAAATGATCTGATGAAATACCCAAGTATTTCTTACCATAGAGCTACAATAACGAAAATCGAAAAGGTAAAAGCAGGAGGAGCTTTTCTTGTTAAAACAAAGAATCACGAAGAATACTTAACGGAGAAAATCATTTTAGCAACTGGAGTTCAAGAGGTAATCCCGATTCCAAATGTGAGACAATATTATGGAAAAAGCCTATTTAGTTGTCCGTACTGTGATGGGTGGGAACTAAGGGATCAAGCCCTTATTCTCATTGTCCATACCGAAGCGCAAATCTTACATATGGGGAAATTAGTTTATAATTGGTCAAAGGATTTAGTGATAACAACTAATGGAGCAGCTGTTTCAGCAGAGACTAAGGGGGCTTTTCAAAAGCGAAATATCCCAATTATCACAGAACCGATAAAAGGCATAATTGGAGAAAATGGATTCCTTCAACAAATCGAGTTTAGATCAGGAAGGAAAATGGCACGAACTGGTGGTTTTGTTGTTCCCTCTTATTACCGTTCCAATCAGTTTGTGGAACACCTTGGATTAGAAGTTCATCCTAATGGGGCAATAGTAACGGATGGATCCGGCCGCACAACAGTCAAAAATATTTATGTGGCAGGAGAAGTGGAAAAGGTAGCTTCATCCTCTATTCTCCTGTCCGCTGCAGATGGAAGTAAGACTGCTATAGCGGTGAATACAGACTTAATGCTGGAACGATTTTAA